GCGGGACCGCCGAACTCCTCCCAGTCGTGCCAGCCGCCGTCCGGGCGCTGCACGCGGTGATGCAGGTTCAGGCCGCCGGGAGCGAGGGAGAACACCTCCAGCCTGCCGTCGGTGTTGCGCCCCAGCGTGGGAACCGCACCGGCCGGCCCCCCGAAGGTCTCCCACTCCGACCAGATGTCGGTGTTCGGGTCGAGCTGGACGCGCCGCAGCATCGAACGGTCGGCGGCGTCCAGCGCGAACACCGTCAGCCGGCCGTCGACGTCGAGGCCCGCCACCGGGTTGTCCGGGCTCTGCCACGGAGGTGGTGTGTCCCGCCAGTGCAGGGGCGCGACGTACAGCCCTTGCCCGAACCAGCCCGCGGCGCTGGCGTACCACTCCTCCCCGTCGGTGAACACCTCCACCGCGTGGCCCGGTACATGCCCCGCGTGGCCGGTGAGGTCGAAGTGGAACGGATCGCGCGACGCCAGTACGTCGGTGCCCTCGTAGCCGTTGCGCGGCCCGATGAACAGGTAGTACCAGCCGTCCCGTTCGACGACGTACGGCGACTCGGTGACCGAGACGGTCGTGTCCGTGCTCGCGTCGGTGAACGCGACGCCCGGCTCGCTCCAGCGCAGCAGGTCGGCGGACCGGCGGTAGGCCACGACATGGTGGCCGTCGTTCGTGCCCGAGAGTTCGGTGTAGTACATGACCCACTCGTCGCCGACCCGCAGGACCATCGGGTCGCGCGCCGCGATCCCCCGGAACAGAGGCCCGGACGGTTCGCGGGTCCAGGTGAACAGGTCGGTGGAGGTGGCGAGGTTGATCGCGGCGCCGCTCGCTCCGCCGGCGGCGTAGAACATTCGGTACAGGCCGCCCGCCTCGACGACGTGCGGCGCCCAGAGGTGTTCCTCGCCGAAGTAGGACGGTGCGACGGTGAGGGCGTCGGCGTGGGTGGTCCAGGGGCCGTGCGGGGTGGGCGCGGAGGCGTGGGCGAAGGCGATCTCGGCCGAGCTGTCCGGGGATTCGCCGGGCGGCGCGCTGTCCCCGACGATCCCGAACAGGTGCCAGCGTCCCCGGGCCTTGATCAGCGTGTGGTCGTTGAGGTAGCGCGGTCCGGTGACGGTGGAGGGGTCGTAGACGCGGGCGAACGGCCCCGCGCCGATCCACCGAGGGGCTGCGACGGCCTCGGCGGTCGTGGCCCGGGCTGCACCCGGGAACGCGAACGCGCCGGCCGCGGTGGCACCCCGCAGCAGGTTCCGTCTGCTGATCGGAAGCATGGGCGTCTCCAGACGGACCGCGCGGCCGGCCGTGCCGTGGGGCTCGGCCGACCGCGGGTCGTGTGTGTGGCGATCGGAAGGGTCAGTCGAGGGAGGGGCCTGCGGTGCTGTTGACCCAGACCCATGCGGACCAGGTGGAGAAGCCGGTCTGCCATCGGTGGTAGGTGCCGGCGCGACTGGTGCCGAAGACCTCGATCCGCCCGTCGGCGTTGGAGGCGGCGGTGACTTCGGTGCCGCCGCCGCCGAAGGCCTCCCACGCGCTGTACGGCGCGTTCACCGCGGTCTGCCAGGCGTGCACGGCCGTGTCGCCGTTCATGGCGAAGACCTCGACGCGGCCGTCCGCCGTGCGCGCGCTGCTGAGCTGGGCGTTCGCGGGGCCGCCGGTGGATTCCCAGCCCGACCACGTGGTGGGACCTGTCTGGTACCGGTGGAAGACGCCGGCCGGGCCGGAGGCGAAGACCTCGATCCGGCCGTCGGCGTTGTGGTCGACGGTGAGGTCGTGACCGCCACCGCCGAAGTCGTCCCACGAGGACCAGCCGCCGTTCGGGGCCGTCTGGTACAGGTGCTGGAAGGTGCTGCCGTTGAGGGCGAACACCTCAAGGCGGCCGTCGGGCGACTTCTCCATCTCGATGCGGCTGTCGGCGGGCCCGCCGCCCGTCGGTTCCCACGGCGACCAGCCGCCGTTCGGGGTCAGCTGGTACCGGTGGAAGACGCCGACCGGGCCGGAGGCGAAGACCTCGATGCGCCCGTCGGCGTTGACGCCGGCCGCGATGTCACGACCGCCGCCGCCGAAGTCCTCCCAGGCGGACCAACCGCCCGACGGGGAGAGCTGGTAGCGGTGCCGGAAGGTGTTCCCGTTGATCGCGAACATCTCCAGGCGGCCGTCCGCGTTGGGAGCGATCGCGAGCTCGGCGTTGCCGGGACCGCCGGTCTGCTCCCACTCCGACCAGTTACGGTTCGCCTCCTGCTGCCAGGCGTGCTGGACGCCGTCCGCGCCGGCGGCGAACACCTCCAGGCGGCCGTCCGCCGACCGCGCCGACACCACCCGGCCCGACTCCACCGGGTACACCAGGGGCTTGGGCCGTGGACCACTGCCGGGGATGCAGGGCAGCACCACGCCGCCCTCCGCGAGGTAGACCTCGGGGTCGAGTCCGTTCGAATTGTTCGGGACCCCCGCCCAGATCCGCAGATGGAGGTGGGGGCCGGTCGAGTTGCCCTCGGAGCCCATCAGGGCGATCCGCTGGCCGGCCACCACACGGTCGCCGGCCGAGACGTCCCGCTGGTACATGTGCCCGTACTCGGAGGTCCTCCCGTCCGGATGCAGGATGCGGATCCACTGGCCGTAGTCACTGGCGTATCCCGAGATGGTCACCTCGCCGTCGCCCACGGCGTAGATCGGCGTCCCGGTGTCGTTGGCGATGTCGACGCCGTTGTGACCGGGGTGGAAGGGCTGGTTCACGAAGCCGGCGGCCGGGCACGCCGAGGCCGAGCCGGCGGTCCCGGCCGTGGCCGTGGTCGGGGCCGCAGCCGTGGCCGGGGCCGCGGCCGGCAGCAACGGCAGAAGAGCCGCTGTCGCCGCGACCACACAGTTCAGCGCGCGTCGGGACAGTCCGAGAAGCACGGAAGGCTCCTTCTCTGTGATCGTCCGGGGATGGGCGGAGGACGGACGTGGAGCGGGGCGAGTGCCGCTCACGCCCTCCGCAGGCGGCCGATGATGCCGTCGATGTCGCGCTGCATCATGTCGTGGCGGATGAAGTGGCCGCCGGGCAGCTCGTACCACTCGTGCGGGATTCCCGCGCCGCCGAGAAGGGACCGGAACTCCCGCTGACCCGCGAGAACCTGGGTCTCGTTGACCGTGTCGAACCAGTTGATCGGGTCGGGGCTGGTGCCGGCGACGAGGAAGACCCGCTTGTGCCGGTAACTCTCGATCCGCTGGACCGGGTTGTCCGCGCTGACGCGGGCCTCGTCCCAGAACGGCGCGCCGTAGATCGTGCCGCCGCCCAGGTCCAGGGCCGCGGCGGAGGCGTTGGCCCAGTGCCCCACGAGGCCGCCTTCCCGGCGCAGGCTGGCCGGGCCGGAGTGGGCGCTCACGGAGGCGAAGTGGCCGTAGTACTTGGCGGCGTACTTCAGCGCGCCGAAGCCGCCCATCGAGAAGCCGGACACGGCACGGCCGTCGTACTCGGCGTACGTACGGAAGTTCGCGTCTATCCACGGGATCAGCTGCGCGATGTGGAAGTGCTCCCAGTTCCGCGGGCCGACGTTGGAACTCACGGGGTTGGAGTACCAGCCCGCGTGCCCGCCGTCGGGCATGACGACGATGATCGGCTTGCCGGCGGTCCAGGCACGGATGCCCTCGCGGTCGAACGTGATGAAGTCCTGGTCCGTGCCGCCACCGTGGAAGAGGTAGAGCACCGGGTACCTGCGCCCGCTCCAGTGGTAGTCGTCGGGGAGGAGCACGTTGACCGCGGGGTTCCAGCCGATCGCACTGGTCGAGAACCGGTAGTACCACATGCGGTGGTCGGCCTCGTTGTGGTCCACGATGTGCAGACCGAAGCCGTCACCGGCGGCCGACGCCGGCGCCGCCGCCCCCAGGACGCCTGCGGCACCCAGGGTCATCGCCGCCGAAAGACCACCGGCGGTCTTGAGGATGTTCCTGCGAGTGGGGTGCTGCGCGCTCAACGTGACCTCCAGGTAGGGAGCATGACGATGAGTCCGGAAGCGGTGCGGGACCCATGCCGCGCGCCGCTTCGGACCGTGCCGGCGCCGTCTGTCCGGGCCGGGCGAACGTGAGGTCTGGACCGTAGCAACGGGCGCGCGCGGGGAGACTCCGGAAGATTGCGGACTGACAGACGGGGGCCGCGTCGGCTAGGCGCTCCTTCCGATGCTCCTCGGACATCGCAAACGCCTCAATCGCGGCGATCCGGTCTCGGCAGTGGACACCGTTTCCGTTGCGGGCCGGTCAATCTGGCCGAAACACTTCCCGCACGATGCGACATGTGAAATTTTACATGTCACACATCAGTCGCCCGTGTGTCCCCCGCACGTGGCCACAACGGCCCCGGAGGCCCCCACAGATGCATCCCTTCCGGATATCGAAGGCCAACGCGCGAAGACTCCCTGCACTCGGCGCAGCCGTCTTCATCGCGCTCGGCCTGCTGACCCCGCGGAGTCAGGCGGCCTCCGTCGGCGCCACGACCCCGGTCGGTACGAACGCCACCGGAACCGCCGCCTCGGCGCCGCGGTCGATCCCCGTCCCCAAGTCGCCCGACGCGATGAGCAACAGCTCCCGCTTCCGGATCTCCTCGCAGGACAGTGCCGCGGAGTCCTCCCCGGCACCCGCCCCGGTGCTCAAGCCCGTCAAGGTCGGCAAGCAGTCCTCGGCCGCCGCCGCGGACGACTGCAGTGACCTCTCCGGCGTCATCAACGCCACGGGCAGCGCGCTGGTCCAGCAGCTCAAGGCCCTCCCCCGAATCACCTGTACGTACCCGCTGTTCAGCCTCACCGGGGAGGACGCGCGCAAGGCCTTCCGCGAGCCCCAGATGGTGACCGTCGCCAACGCGCTGCGCGACGCGTCCGCCACCTACTCGGGCAACAACAGCGCCGCCATCGGCCAGCTGGTGCTGTTCCTGCGCGCCGGCTACTACGTGCAGGACAACCACGCGGACGTCGTCGGCGACTACGGCACGGCGCTGGACGGCGCGGCGCTCGGCGCGCTGGACGCGTTCTTCGCCTCGCCGCGCAGCAAGGACGTCACCGACGCCAACGGCGAGATCCTCAACGAGGTCGTCACGCTGATCGACAGCACCCACGCGGCGGGCCGGTACGCCGGCGTCGTCAAGTGGATGCTCGGCAGCTACGACGGCACCTGGCCGAGCCAGATGAACCTCTCCATGCAGCACGTCGAGTGGGTCGTCGAGAACGGCTTCAAGGCCAGGAACGACGACCGCGGCTGGCGGGCCGCCCTCAAGGCCGACCCCGCCATCCTCGACACCTGGGCCGGCTTCATCACGCGCAACAGCGCGCAGCTGAACCGCCTGGACGTCGTCAGCAACGTCGGCCGCTTCCTCGGCCACGCCCTCGACGTCCCCGAGCTCAAGGACCGGGTCCGGCCGCTGCTGAAGGACCTGATCAACCGCTACCCGAACGTCGGCCCCACCGCGCCGATCACCATGAACCTGGGCTGGTACACGCGCCAGTACGACAGGGGCAACTGCGCGGCCTACGCCATCTGCGACCTGGGCGACCGCGTCCTCCCCGCGATCCTGCCGATCCAGCACACGTGCACCCCGGGCCTGAAGATCCGCGCCCAGGACATGTCCCCCGGACAGCTGGCCGCCACCTGCACCAGCCTCGTCAACCAGGACGCGTACTTCCACCGGGTCATCGGCGACAAGGGCGCGATCCCCGGTGACGTGAACACGAACCTCGAAGTCGTCGTCTTCGACGACTACACCAACTACTCGCTGTACGCCTGGGCCATCTACAACATCGACGTGGACAACGGCGGCATGTACGAGGAGGGCAACCCGGCCGCCGCCGGCAACCAGGCCCGCTTCATCGCCCACGAGGCCCACTGGCTGCGCCCGGACTTCGAGATCTGGAACCTCAACCACGAGTACACCCACTACCTCGACGGCCGCTACAACATGGCCGGCGACTTCGAGGCGGGCATGACCACGCCGACCATCTGGTGGGTCGAGGGCATCGCCGAGAACATCTCGTTCGGCTACCGCAACGAGCGCAACGCCGACGCGATCGCCGAGGCCGGCAAGAAGACGTACAAGCTCAGCGACCTCTTCGACACCGTCTACGGCCAGGAGGCGGACCCCGAGGTCAACTCGAACCGCGTCTACCGCTGGGGCTTCCTCGCGGTCCGATACATGCTCCAGGCGCACCCCGCCGACGTCGAGACCGTGCTCACCAAGTACCGCGCGGGTGACTGGAACGGCGCCCGCACCTTCCTGAAGCAGACCATCGGCACCGGCTACGACGCCGACTTCGCCACCTGGCTGACGACCGCCTGCGCGACGAACGACTGCGGTCCGCTGCCGGAGGCCTCGGCCCCCTCCGCCCAGCTCTGCACCATCAGCGACCCCCGCCAGTTCGACAAGAACTGCCGCCGGGACAACCTCGCCGCCACCACCGGCAACTACAGCTACCACTTCGTGTACCTGCCGGCCGGCCTCAAGCAGCTGACGATCACCAGCAGCGGCGGCACCGGCAACGCCGACCTGTACTACGGCAGCAGCTGGGCCACCACCGGCAGCTACCAGGCGAAGTCCACCAACGCCGGCAACGGCGAGACCCTGACGATCGACAACCCGCCGTCCGGCTGGGTGTACTTCAGCCTCGCCGCCGCGCAGGACTTCAGCGGCGTGAGCCTCTCCACGCAGTCCAAGTAGGCCGGTTCACCGGGGCCGGCCGGCAGTTCCGGCCGGCCCCGGCGTACGCGGCCTACTCGGCGCACGCGGCCTACCCGGCGTACGCGGACGGGTCCTGGCGGCCCAGCCCTTCGACCTCGGCGTCGATGGCTTCGCTCATCAGCGTCCGGGCGTGGGAAATCTGGAGCGTTCCGCTGAGCCAGCGCATGCTCAGGCCCTCCAGGAGGGCGGTGAGCCGCTCGGCGGCGGCCGAGAGAGCCGCTGCCGGAGCCATCGGCCGGACCTCGCCCAGCAGCTCCGCCACCTCCTGGACCCAGACCGCCGTGGCTCTCGTCAGGTCTTCCCGCAGGACTTCGTCGAAGACGGCGCTGGCGCGCAGCTCGCCCCAGGCGCTGCTGTTCTCCCTGACCTCGGTCGTGTCCTGGAGTTCGGGCAGAAGCGTCTGGTCGAGTTCTTCCCGCGGGCCGAGCGGTGCGGCGTCCGGCTCGCGATGGGTCGTGTAGTGCGCGGCACGGTCGCTGATGAACTCCAGCGTCTTGAGCAGGATCCCGGTGCGGTCCTTGAAGTGGTAGTAGATCAGCGCGGTGGACACGCCCGCCTCGGCGGCCAGCTCCTCCACGCGCAGGCCGCGGACCCCGCGCCGGGCGATCACCCGGGCGGCGGCTTCGAGGATCTGAGTGCTGCGAGACGCCATGACCCGCACTTTATCTCCCCCCGCAGCCACCATCCGTCCGCAACTTTGACTAAAGATTCAGTCAATATGCGACACTGCTGGTTCAGACCACTCACGAGGGGGATCACGTGGCGACGGACCGCAGAAGGGCCATCTTGGAAGGTGCCGCCCGGGTCATAGCCCGGAGCGGAGTCCGCGGGCTGCGCATGGAGGAGCTGGCGACCGAGGCCGGGGTGTCCACCGCGCTGATCTACTACCACTTCAAGGACCGGGCCGGCACCCTGCGGCACACCCTGGAGTTCATCAGCGACAGGGCCGACCGGTACACGTCCGACGAGGACGGCGTCGGCGGGCCCCTCGACGCCCTGCAGGAGCTGGAGCGGTCCCTCCTCCTGGAGTTCCAGGACGTTCCCGAGGTCCGTGAGAACAGCACCGCGTGGGGGGAGCTGCGCGCCAGTGCGATCTTCGAGCCCGAGCTGCGCGGCGATCTGGCCAGGGCCACGCTGGCCTGGATCCACGATGTCGCGGACCTCTTGAGCTGCGTACGGCCGACAGCTCCCGCGCCGGCCCTCACGGCATCCGCGGAGAGGCTCACCGGACTTCTGGAGGGGCTCAGTACGCGCTGGCTCAGCGGCGCCCTGCCCCTGCCCCACGCCCGCGAACTGGTGAGGGAGGCGGTGTCCATCGAGGTCGAGCGCCTGAGCCACTGAACCGCTGAGTCCCTGAGTCCCTGAGTCCCTGAGTCGCCGAGCAGCCGATGCGCCGAGTCCCTGAGCAGCCGATCTCGCGACACGAAGCCCTTGTGCGCACCACCGGCCGGAGGGCGTGCACCCTGTTCGCAGGGCAGTGCGTGACGCCTGCCGTGCGAGTTCCTGATCGGAGACCCTGTTGTCCGACACCCGCCGACGCGAGCCGAGCCGCGGCAGGCTCGTGCCCGTCGTGCTGGCCTGCGTCCTGATCGCGGCAGCCGTCGCCTTCGGCACATGGCTCCAGATCGGCGAACGCCAAGCCCTCGACACCGTGTACGGGGTGGGCAGCCCGGCTCCCGACCGCGTGGACGTCGACGCCTCGATCCAGCGTGTCGACGCCGCCGGCCGGGAGCTGATCCTGCGCGTCCAGGTGACCCCACGGGGAGACCTGGCCGAGGCCGGCGGCGTCTCCCCCACCGAGGACCTCGCGATCCAGACCTCGACCTCCACCCGGGGCGACCTGTCCTTCCCGGCGCACAGCCGTATCGCGACCATGGACCTGCCCGTCACCCTGACCGGCGGCTCGATCACGGACTACCCCTTCGACGCCTACGACGCGGCGATCGAGTTCAGTGCCGCCCAGGGAGGCCGGAAGGTCCCGGTCCACGTGACGCTGTCCAACAGCGACGCGCTCTTCGCGGCCACGGTGGACGCCTCGGACGTCGACGGGACCGCGGTCTTCGACGTCGGTTTGGGGCGCTCCAACAGCGTGCTGATCTTCGCCGGCTTCATGATGGCCGCCATGTGGGCGCTCGCCGTCTCGGTGCTCATCGGAGCGTGGTTCCTCGTCACCCGGCGCAAGGGCCTGACCTGGCCGGCGCTCGGCTGGATGGCCGCCACGCTCTTCGCCCTGGCGGCCTTCCGCAACACGGCCCCGGGCGCGCCGCCCATCGGCTGCCTCATGGACTACATCGCGTTCCTCTGGGCGGAGACGGTCGTCGCCTTCTGTCTCGTCACCGTGGTCGTCGCCGGCTTCACGGCGGAGCGCCGGCCACCGAGTGCGGAGACGCCATCGGACACGCACGGTAAGTGACGCCCCCGGCGCCGCCGGCGGGATCCCGCGCATGCACGTGCGGCCGGGGCTTCCTACGATGAAGGGACAGGTCTCGCGGTTCTTTCGGGGTTCGACCGGAGCGAGGGAACATGGCAGCAGCCGAGCATACCGAGCCCGCCGAGCCCGCCGGACAGCCGGCGGAACTCAAGCACAACGCGATCGGCTTCGTGGACGCCCTCGTCATCGGGCTCAACTCCACGTCCCCCGCGTACTCCCTCGCGGCCGTGATCGGCCCGATCGTCGCACTGGTCGGGATCTACGCCCCCGGGGTGATGTTCGCGGCCTTCGTGCCGATGCTGCTGATCGCGTCGGCGTTCTACTACCTGAACAAGGTCGACCAGGACTGCGGCACCACCTTCTCCTGGGTCACCCGCGCCATGGGCCCGTGGGCGGGCTGGCTCGGCGGCTGGGCCATCGCCATGACCGGCGTCCTGGTCGTCGGCTCGCTCGCCGACGTGGCCGTCACCTTCGGCCTGCTCGCCGTCGGCCTCGACAGCTGGGTGGACAACACCTTCGTACGCCAACTGCTCACGGTGCTGCTCATCCTCGTGATGACGGCCATCTGCGTCATCGGCACCGAACTGTCGGCGAAGCTCCAGAACGTCCTCATCCTGGCGCAGGTCGTCTGCCTGCTGATCTTCGTCGCGGTGGCCTTCTACGCCGTCTACGCCGGCACGAGCAAGTACGACTCGGTCGAACCCGCCCTCAGCTGGCTCAACCCGTTCGGCGCCGGTGGCGCTGCGCTGACCGGCGGGCTGCTCCTGGGCGTCTTCATCTACTGGGGCTGGGAGTCGGCGGTCAACCTCACC
The sequence above is a segment of the Streptomyces sp. NBC_01255 genome. Coding sequences within it:
- a CDS encoding family 43 glycosylhydrolase, encoding MLPISRRNLLRGATAAGAFAFPGAARATTAEAVAAPRWIGAGPFARVYDPSTVTGPRYLNDHTLIKARGRWHLFGIVGDSAPPGESPDSSAEIAFAHASAPTPHGPWTTHADALTVAPSYFGEEHLWAPHVVEAGGLYRMFYAAGGASGAAINLATSTDLFTWTREPSGPLFRGIAARDPMVLRVGDEWVMYYTELSGTNDGHHVVAYRRSADLLRWSEPGVAFTDASTDTTVSVTESPYVVERDGWYYLFIGPRNGYEGTDVLASRDPFHFDLTGHAGHVPGHAVEVFTDGEEWYASAAGWFGQGLYVAPLHWRDTPPPWQSPDNPVAGLDVDGRLTVFALDAADRSMLRRVQLDPNTDIWSEWETFGGPAGAVPTLGRNTDGRLEVFSLAPGGLNLHHRVQRPDGGWHDWEEFGGPAGAAPAVARNADGRLEVVASSPGAASFARRRQWSPGSRAWEAWEPGFGGAAGAPPVVAANADGRLEVFVLAAGGSGIRHRWQEAPNGAWTGAWHSFGTAAGAAPRTARDGTGRLTIAAIGPSGVGTFSRRQAVPSGGWDGWQPLFGWSAAAPAIAANADGRLEAFSLTPGGARLSHRWQVTPGGNWDPGGEFGEPGIRLAATPSAALDATGRMHVFAVTGEGRVRTRVQALPSGGWRPWAEFGDRRVAPLVSGSPAL
- a CDS encoding peptidoglycan DD-metalloendopeptidase family protein; this encodes MLLGLSRRALNCVVAATAALLPLLPAAAPATAAAPTTATAGTAGSASACPAAGFVNQPFHPGHNGVDIANDTGTPIYAVGDGEVTISGYASDYGQWIRILHPDGRTSEYGHMYQRDVSAGDRVVAGQRIALMGSEGNSTGPHLHLRIWAGVPNNSNGLDPEVYLAEGGVVLPCIPGSGPRPKPLVYPVESGRVVSARSADGRLEVFAAGADGVQHAWQQEANRNWSEWEQTGGPGNAELAIAPNADGRLEMFAINGNTFRHRYQLSPSGGWSAWEDFGGGGRDIAAGVNADGRIEVFASGPVGVFHRYQLTPNGGWSPWEPTGGGPADSRIEMEKSPDGRLEVFALNGSTFQHLYQTAPNGGWSSWDDFGGGGHDLTVDHNADGRIEVFASGPAGVFHRYQTGPTTWSGWESTGGPANAQLSSARTADGRVEVFAMNGDTAVHAWQTAVNAPYSAWEAFGGGGTEVTAASNADGRIEVFGTSRAGTYHRWQTGFSTWSAWVWVNSTAGPSLD
- a CDS encoding alpha/beta hydrolase, giving the protein MSAQHPTRRNILKTAGGLSAAMTLGAAGVLGAAAPASAAGDGFGLHIVDHNEADHRMWYYRFSTSAIGWNPAVNVLLPDDYHWSGRRYPVLYLFHGGGTDQDFITFDREGIRAWTAGKPIIVVMPDGGHAGWYSNPVSSNVGPRNWEHFHIAQLIPWIDANFRTYAEYDGRAVSGFSMGGFGALKYAAKYYGHFASVSAHSGPASLRREGGLVGHWANASAAALDLGGGTIYGAPFWDEARVSADNPVQRIESYRHKRVFLVAGTSPDPINWFDTVNETQVLAGQREFRSLLGGAGIPHEWYELPGGHFIRHDMMQRDIDGIIGRLRRA
- a CDS encoding M9 family metallopeptidase; its protein translation is MHPFRISKANARRLPALGAAVFIALGLLTPRSQAASVGATTPVGTNATGTAASAPRSIPVPKSPDAMSNSSRFRISSQDSAAESSPAPAPVLKPVKVGKQSSAAAADDCSDLSGVINATGSALVQQLKALPRITCTYPLFSLTGEDARKAFREPQMVTVANALRDASATYSGNNSAAIGQLVLFLRAGYYVQDNHADVVGDYGTALDGAALGALDAFFASPRSKDVTDANGEILNEVVTLIDSTHAAGRYAGVVKWMLGSYDGTWPSQMNLSMQHVEWVVENGFKARNDDRGWRAALKADPAILDTWAGFITRNSAQLNRLDVVSNVGRFLGHALDVPELKDRVRPLLKDLINRYPNVGPTAPITMNLGWYTRQYDRGNCAAYAICDLGDRVLPAILPIQHTCTPGLKIRAQDMSPGQLAATCTSLVNQDAYFHRVIGDKGAIPGDVNTNLEVVVFDDYTNYSLYAWAIYNIDVDNGGMYEEGNPAAAGNQARFIAHEAHWLRPDFEIWNLNHEYTHYLDGRYNMAGDFEAGMTTPTIWWVEGIAENISFGYRNERNADAIAEAGKKTYKLSDLFDTVYGQEADPEVNSNRVYRWGFLAVRYMLQAHPADVETVLTKYRAGDWNGARTFLKQTIGTGYDADFATWLTTACATNDCGPLPEASAPSAQLCTISDPRQFDKNCRRDNLAATTGNYSYHFVYLPAGLKQLTITSSGGTGNADLYYGSSWATTGSYQAKSTNAGNGETLTIDNPPSGWVYFSLAAAQDFSGVSLSTQSK
- a CDS encoding TetR/AcrR family transcriptional regulator, with product MASRSTQILEAAARVIARRGVRGLRVEELAAEAGVSTALIYYHFKDRTGILLKTLEFISDRAAHYTTHREPDAAPLGPREELDQTLLPELQDTTEVRENSSAWGELRASAVFDEVLREDLTRATAVWVQEVAELLGEVRPMAPAAALSAAAERLTALLEGLSMRWLSGTLQISHARTLMSEAIDAEVEGLGRQDPSAYAG
- a CDS encoding TetR/AcrR family transcriptional regulator, which codes for MEGAARVIARSGVRGLRMEELATEAGVSTALIYYHFKDRAGTLRHTLEFISDRADRYTSDEDGVGGPLDALQELERSLLLEFQDVPEVRENSTAWGELRASAIFEPELRGDLARATLAWIHDVADLLSCVRPTAPAPALTASAERLTGLLEGLSTRWLSGALPLPHARELVREAVSIEVERLSH
- a CDS encoding DUF4436 family protein yields the protein MSDTRRREPSRGRLVPVVLACVLIAAAVAFGTWLQIGERQALDTVYGVGSPAPDRVDVDASIQRVDAAGRELILRVQVTPRGDLAEAGGVSPTEDLAIQTSTSTRGDLSFPAHSRIATMDLPVTLTGGSITDYPFDAYDAAIEFSAAQGGRKVPVHVTLSNSDALFAATVDASDVDGTAVFDVGLGRSNSVLIFAGFMMAAMWALAVSVLIGAWFLVTRRKGLTWPALGWMAATLFALAAFRNTAPGAPPIGCLMDYIAFLWAETVVAFCLVTVVVAGFTAERRPPSAETPSDTHGK